Sequence from the Panicum virgatum strain AP13 chromosome 5N, P.virgatum_v5, whole genome shotgun sequence genome:
CGTCTACAGCATAATTCAAGGGAAGGTCCAACAGTATTAGTTTTGTCTCCAACCAGGGAGTTGGCAACGCAAATTCAAGATGAAGCAATCAAGTTTGGCAGATCTTCAAGAATATCTTCCACTGTATGTTGCTTTGTCTTTTTCTTAAGTCTGTTCCTCACTGTGCTTTATCAACCGAACTTGTGTCATATTTTCAAATGACTTACTATGCTAGCATCTCTAACCATACAATAGAATCATATGTGAGCATATGGAAGTTCCTTTTACTTTAATATATGTTCTACCATGGGATGttatttaataatattttttttatttgaagtgCTTATATGGAGGTGCCCCGAAAGGCCCTCAGCTAAGAGAGTTGGATCGTGGTGCTGATGTTGTTGTTGCAACTCCTGGGAGATTGAACGACATTTTGGAAATGAATAGAGTGAGCCTGCGTCAAGTATCATATCTTGTCCTTGATGAAGCTGACCGTATGCTTGATATGGGATTTGAGCCACAAATAAGAAAAATTGTTAAACAAATACCATCTAAACGGCAAACTCTTATGTACACTGCAACATGGCCAAAAGAGGTGAGAAAAATAGCGTCGGATTTACTGGTTAACCCAATTCAAGTTAACATTGGGAACACGGATCAGCTGGTTGCAAATAAGTCAATTACCCAGGTAAGAAAATGTTATTTTCATTTTGTCAAACAAGACAATATGTTTCTGTACTTTGATTTGATGGGGTTTGTTGCACACTGCAGCATGTGGAAGTTATCTCACATTCGGAGAAATCAAGACGACTTGATCAGATCTTGCGTTCACAAGAGCCTGGGTCCAAGGTCATAATATTTTGCTCTACCAAGAGGATGTGTGATCAGCTGGCTCGGAACCTATCACGGCAGTATGGTGCTTCTGCTATTCATGGCGATAAATCACAGGCTGAGAGGGATTCTGTGTTGAGTGACTTTCGAAGTGGAAGGTGTCCAGTTCTTGTAGCCACTGATGTGGCCGCTCGAGGCTTAGACATAAAGGATATCAGGTTGGACCACTATCTTTGTTGCTTCCCAATTTTTTAGAGAATAACTTTCTAATCATTTGGTCAATGGTGTCATAGTCATGCTAATGCTGATTGTAAATGATGAATGAATACAGAATTTAATATTCCATAATATCTTGAATATTGCCCACTGACAATCCTTCCAAAATCTTGTCACAGAGTCGTGGTTAACTATGACTTCCCAACTGGTGTGGAGGATTATGTCCATAGAATTGGGAGGACAGGTAGGGCTGGTGCAACAGGATCTGCCTACACATTCTTCGGTGACCAGGACTCAAAGTATGCTTCAGACCTTGTGAAGATTTTGGAGGGTGCAGACCAATCTGTGCCACAACAATTAAAAGAAATGGCTCTTCGTGGAGGATATGGTGGAAGATCACGTCGGTGGGCATCTTCTGATAACTCTTATGGTGGTCAGGGATATGGTGCTAAAAGATCCACTGACAGCTTCAATAACAGTAACTTCGGCAACCAGGCGGTGGGCGGTTCAAGCTTTCACTCGAGGTGTGTATCAGTTTCTGTTTGAATGCTGCCTTTTAGCCCAGTACAAACCTGATGAATCATCAACTACAGCTTCTATAACAACACAAGTGGCAGTCAGTTTGGTGATACTCCGAGCTTTCGTGGCAGGTATGTCAAAAATTTCTATTCTATACTGTCTCTGACCCATCTATACATTATAATGAATCATCACTCTACAGCTATGATAACAGCAGCCACAATAACCAGAGTGGTGCTGCCAGCTTTCCTCCAAGGTGTGTATACAAATTTTTCCTGTCCAGATGCTTGTTTGTAGCTTATGTATGCCTGCTA
This genomic interval carries:
- the LOC120676909 gene encoding DEAD-box ATP-dependent RNA helicase 14-like isoform X2, producing MASSASAPASKGPRYAPPDPTLPKPWRALIDGNTGYLYFWNPETKVTQYERPVAAASPSPSQPPDYSRPEERARSSGPSELHSEAAVSRSQYAPSSDNRTRNDHSEPRFAAEANVSQSAPFTNQFSQAGNGSQMSTEAYRAKHEISIVGNEAPAPFMTFQSTGFPSEILREVLQAGFSAPTPIQAQSWPIALKGRDIVAVAKTGSGKTLGYLIPGFILLKRLQHNSREGPTVLVLSPTRELATQIQDEAIKFGRSSRISSTCLYGGAPKGPQLRELDRGADVVVATPGRLNDILEMNRVSLRQVSYLVLDEADRMLDMGFEPQIRKIVKQIPSKRQTLMYTATWPKEVRKIASDLLVNPIQVNIGNTDQLVANKSITQHVEVISHSEKSRRLDQILRSQEPGSKVIIFCSTKRMCDQLARNLSRQYGASAIHGDKSQAERDSVLSDFRSGRCPVLVATDVAARGLDIKDIRVVVNYDFPTGVEDYVHRIGRTGRAGATGSAYTFFGDQDSKYASDLVKILEGADQSVPQQLKEMALRGGYGGRSRRWASSDNSYGGQGYGAKRSTDSFNNSNFGNQAVGGSSFHSSFYNNTSGSQFGDTPSFRGSSHNNQSGAASFPPSSGNNQSGDGLSFHERFYGPLGGDQSRTSNDGFRARSRSPSKAVGVSNW
- the LOC120676909 gene encoding DEAD-box ATP-dependent RNA helicase 14-like isoform X1; translation: MASSASAPASKGPRYAPPDPTLPKPWRALIDGNTGYLYFWNPETKVTQYERPVAAASPSPSQPPDYSRPEERARSSGPSELHSEAAVSRSQYAPSSDNRTRNDHSEPRFAAEANVSQSAPFTNQFSQAGNGSQMSTEAYRAKHEISIVGNEAPAPFMTFQSTGFPSEILREVLQAGFSAPTPIQAQSWPIALKGRDIVAVAKTGSGKTLGYLIPGFILLKRLQHNSREGPTVLVLSPTRELATQIQDEAIKFGRSSRISSTCLYGGAPKGPQLRELDRGADVVVATPGRLNDILEMNRVSLRQVSYLVLDEADRMLDMGFEPQIRKIVKQIPSKRQTLMYTATWPKEVRKIASDLLVNPIQVNIGNTDQLVANKSITQHVEVISHSEKSRRLDQILRSQEPGSKVIIFCSTKRMCDQLARNLSRQYGASAIHGDKSQAERDSVLSDFRSGRCPVLVATDVAARGLDIKDIRVVVNYDFPTGVEDYVHRIGRTGRAGATGSAYTFFGDQDSKYASDLVKILEGADQSVPQQLKEMALRGGYGGRSRRWASSDNSYGGQGYGAKRSTDSFNNSNFGNQAVGGSSFHSSFYNNTSGSQFGDTPSFRGSYDNSSHNNQSGAASFPPSSGNNQSGDGLSFHERFYGPLGGDQSRTSNDGFRARSRSPSKAVGVSNW